One region of Arcobacter sp. CECT 8983 genomic DNA includes:
- a CDS encoding DnaJ domain-containing protein, giving the protein MDYEEFEKAVDLFGILTGTSKKELKQKYLKLSKKLHPDTEEGSDEKFQQLQEAYELLNNYIDSFKYSFDEEEFKAQFPPFTNYKNWNK; this is encoded by the coding sequence ATGGATTATGAAGAGTTTGAAAAAGCTGTAGATCTTTTTGGGATTTTAACAGGAACTTCAAAAAAAGAGTTAAAACAAAAGTATTTAAAGTTGTCAAAAAAGTTACATCCTGATACAGAAGAAGGAAGTGATGAAAAATTTCAACAACTACAAGAGGCTTACGAACTTTTAAATAATTATATTGATTCTTTTAAATATTCATTTGATGAAGAAGAGTTTAAAGCTCAATTTCCTCCATTTACCAACTACAAAAATTGGAATAAATAA
- a CDS encoding ADP-ribosylglycohydrolase family protein — MNDIKNTKELILSTLVADAYSLGAHWVYDEKLLLNLNVDWNELNDAKALWHKGKKAGEFTHYGDQLVWLYNFLQNKENFNTEEYTKYWFDRMQCYNGYIDGATKDTLANINEGVFPTGSSSTDLSIVGRIAPLLLVSKDKKEFLENVENFVQVTHNSNEALIASKFFAKLLVEVLEGKEILKAIDELKEEFDSKIQSYINAGINSKNEDSTTAIRNFGPACDINGGFQGVIHLLSKYDNLKEMLICNAKAGGETSARAMLATLIFMAQEDKKISQIPPSWLNIRVTII; from the coding sequence ATGAATGATATTAAAAATACAAAAGAGTTAATATTAAGCACTTTGGTTGCTGATGCTTACTCTTTAGGGGCACATTGGGTTTATGATGAGAAACTATTATTAAATCTTAATGTTGATTGGAATGAGTTAAATGATGCAAAAGCATTATGGCACAAAGGTAAAAAAGCAGGTGAATTTACTCATTATGGTGATCAATTAGTTTGGCTATATAACTTTTTACAAAATAAAGAAAACTTTAATACTGAAGAGTACACAAAATATTGGTTTGATAGAATGCAGTGTTATAATGGTTATATTGATGGTGCTACAAAGGATACTTTAGCAAATATCAATGAAGGAGTATTCCCAACAGGTTCTTCTTCTACTGATTTATCAATAGTTGGAAGAATAGCTCCTTTATTACTTGTATCAAAAGATAAAAAAGAGTTCTTAGAAAATGTAGAAAACTTTGTACAAGTAACTCACAACTCAAATGAAGCTTTAATTGCTTCTAAATTCTTTGCAAAACTTTTAGTTGAGGTTTTAGAAGGAAAAGAGATTTTAAAAGCTATTGATGAGTTAAAAGAAGAGTTTGATTCAAAAATACAAAGTTATATAAATGCAGGAATTAACTCTAAAAATGAAGATAGCACAACTGCAATAAGAAATTTTGGACCTGCTTGTGATATAAATGGTGGTTTTCAAGGTGTAATACATCTTTTAAGCAAATACGATAATTTAAAAGAAATGCTTATTTGCAATGCAAAAGCAGGTGGAGAAACAAGTGCAAGAGCAATGTTAGCAACATTAATATTTATGGCACAAGAAGATAAAAAAATAAGCCAAATACCACCTTCATGGCTGAATATTAGAGTAACAATAATATAA
- a CDS encoding phosphate-starvation-inducible PsiE family protein, whose protein sequence is MRRFMRFFKDKFYIEILFATALFFVALSLNLMLEFIIYMLYFIIYLEIVRAVINYIREQRVVISFLVDAFIILALRELIVNLVKINNEKIDSIEALWSSSLNYNIMIISGVILFLFLVRYLSVKTAPKYLIDKIKKTDNYV, encoded by the coding sequence ATGAGAAGATTTATGCGGTTTTTTAAAGATAAATTTTATATAGAAATTCTTTTTGCTACTGCATTATTTTTTGTAGCTTTATCATTAAATCTGATGTTAGAATTTATAATCTATATGTTGTACTTTATTATTTATCTAGAAATAGTAAGAGCAGTTATAAACTATATAAGAGAGCAAAGAGTTGTAATATCTTTTTTAGTTGATGCCTTTATTATTTTAGCTTTAAGAGAATTAATAGTAAATCTTGTAAAAATTAACAATGAAAAAATAGACTCTATTGAAGCACTTTGGTCAAGTAGTTTAAACTATAATATTATGATTATTTCAGGGGTGATTTTGTTTTTATTCCTAGTAAGATATTTATCGGTAAAAACAGCTCCTAAATATTTAATTGATAAGATAAAAAAAACAGATAATTATGTATGA
- a CDS encoding radical SAM protein: MINYHEPVYRPPAEANSIIIQVTLGCSYNKCSFCSMYETKTFQTRNLDEIFKDIDSMSIYSDERRVFLADGDALACDTSFLVEVLTYLKKSFPKLQRVSSYASPYNLLQKSQEELNLLREHGLSLVYYGIESGNHELLKYVNKPMNPEKMVEGLNKATKANMKISATLILGLGGKKLSKQHIEDSAKLINKCEHINYLSTLQLGLTSTKEDNFFKRFEKKNSEFIFCDDKDMLEEQKKLITLINPKKPIVFRSNHASNALPLKGTLPRNKEDLIHTLSLAIEDSSMLRPMFLRGF, translated from the coding sequence ATGATAAATTATCATGAACCTGTATATAGACCTCCAGCAGAGGCAAACTCAATAATAATACAAGTTACACTTGGTTGTTCATACAATAAGTGTAGCTTTTGCTCTATGTATGAAACAAAAACTTTCCAAACTAGAAATTTAGATGAAATATTTAAAGACATAGATAGTATGTCTATTTACTCTGACGAAAGAAGAGTATTTTTAGCAGATGGTGATGCCTTAGCTTGTGATACTTCTTTTTTAGTTGAGGTTTTAACTTATTTAAAAAAGAGTTTTCCAAAACTTCAAAGAGTCTCTTCTTATGCAAGTCCTTATAATCTTTTACAAAAATCACAAGAAGAGTTAAATCTTTTAAGAGAACATGGTTTATCTTTGGTTTATTATGGAATAGAAAGTGGAAATCATGAGTTGTTAAAATATGTAAATAAACCTATGAATCCAGAAAAAATGGTGGAAGGTTTAAATAAAGCGACAAAAGCAAATATGAAAATATCAGCAACTCTTATTTTAGGACTTGGTGGTAAAAAGCTATCAAAACAGCATATTGAAGATAGTGCGAAACTTATCAATAAATGTGAACATATAAATTATCTATCTACTTTGCAACTTGGACTTACAAGTACAAAAGAGGATAATTTTTTCAAAAGATTTGAAAAGAAAAATAGTGAATTTATTTTTTGTGATGATAAAGATATGTTAGAAGAACAAAAAAAATTGATAACTTTAATTAATCCTAAAAAGCCTATAGTTTTTCGGTCAAACCATGCTTCAAATGCCTTGCCTTTAAAAGGAACACTTCCTAGAAATAAAGAGGATTTAATTCATACATTGAGCCTAGCAATAGAAGACTCTTCTATGCTAAGACCAATGTTTTTAAGAGGTTTTTAG
- a CDS encoding cytochrome-c peroxidase, translating into MKTKCVVLSLALVGVSAFASSDMQLINKVKEAGVKAIPQSQLEVLKLVDDPNNPITEKKVELGKKLYFEPRLSKSGLISCNTCHNLAMGGADGVAAAVGHKWTPNPAHLNSPTVYNSVLNKVQFWDGRSPHLEDQAQGPIQAGPEMAAPKDLVVARVTSMPAYVEEFKDTYGDDVKIDFKLIADTIAVFERTLVTPSRFDEFMHGDLDALTPAEKEGLNLFVDKGCVSCHNDIGLGGTMQPFQVAEKYKFASLGGFQGDKNGMVKTPTLRNIEETAPYFHNGAIWSLADAVKEMGSVQLGINISDDESSKITTFLKALTGDKPDISYPQLPVSTSKTPKPDMN; encoded by the coding sequence ATGAAAACAAAATGTGTAGTTTTAAGTTTAGCGTTAGTAGGTGTAAGTGCATTCGCTTCAAGTGATATGCAACTTATAAACAAAGTAAAAGAAGCAGGTGTTAAAGCAATACCTCAAAGTCAGTTAGAAGTTTTAAAACTTGTAGATGACCCAAACAATCCAATTACTGAGAAGAAAGTTGAGTTAGGAAAGAAGTTATACTTCGAACCAAGACTATCAAAAAGTGGTCTTATTTCATGTAATACATGTCATAACTTAGCTATGGGTGGAGCCGATGGTGTAGCAGCGGCTGTAGGACATAAGTGGACTCCAAATCCAGCTCACTTAAACTCGCCAACTGTTTATAACTCAGTTTTAAACAAAGTACAGTTTTGGGATGGAAGAAGTCCTCACTTAGAAGATCAAGCACAAGGACCTATTCAAGCTGGACCAGAAATGGCAGCACCAAAAGATTTAGTTGTTGCAAGAGTTACTTCTATGCCAGCATACGTTGAAGAGTTTAAAGATACTTATGGAGATGATGTAAAAATCGACTTCAAACTTATTGCAGATACAATTGCAGTATTTGAAAGAACATTAGTTACTCCATCAAGATTTGATGAGTTTATGCACGGAGATTTAGATGCTCTAACTCCTGCTGAAAAAGAAGGTTTAAATCTATTTGTGGACAAAGGCTGTGTATCGTGCCACAATGATATAGGTTTAGGTGGAACAATGCAACCTTTCCAAGTAGCAGAAAAATATAAATTTGCTTCTTTAGGTGGTTTCCAAGGTGATAAAAATGGTATGGTAAAAACACCAACACTTAGAAATATCGAAGAGACAGCACCATATTTCCATAATGGAGCTATTTGGTCACTTGCAGATGCAGTAAAAGAGATGGGTTCTGTACAATTAGGTATCAATATCTCTGATGATGAGTCTTCTAAGATTACTACTTTCTTAAAAGCTCTTACAGGTGATAAACCAGATATTTCATATCCTCAGTTACCAGTGAGTACTTCAAAAACTCCAAAACCTGATATGAACTAA